Proteins from a genomic interval of Phenylobacterium sp. LH3H17:
- a CDS encoding acetolactate synthase large subunit has translation MNGADALIETLVANEVTACFANPGTSEMQFVSALDRQPAMRPVLCLFEGVATGAADGYGRMAGKPACTLLHLGPGYGNGLANLHNARRGFTPIVNVIGDHATYHRQYDAPLNSDIPTIVGPNSLWVKSADTPESVAAITAEAVTASYGPPGGPVSLILPADSAWLETTTKPVKAHIPVRAAPSADAVDTTAKALKAAANPVLLLGSQSTSAAALTQASRLAAAGYRVLTDTFIARQPRGAGIFQPGRMQYFGEAALADLAGVDLMIYVGTVTPVAFFAYPDRPSVLVPEGCETMTLSTRQEDSVAALTALADALGAPASGPVQPLKVAEASPTGQLTPQSAGLSIARHLPEGAVICDDSVTSGGGVAVPCGTAPPHDVLALTGGAIGIGMPLAIGAGVAAPDSKIVSLNGDGAGMYTVQSLWTMARENLDVTVVVFANQSYRILNIEMGRTGAGNPGPSASKLLDLGNPKIDWVSLAKGMGLPAVRCTTAEEFDEAFARAMNEPGPKFIEAAI, from the coding sequence ATGAACGGCGCCGACGCCCTGATCGAGACCCTGGTGGCCAACGAGGTCACCGCCTGCTTCGCCAATCCCGGCACCAGCGAGATGCAGTTCGTCAGCGCCCTGGACCGCCAGCCGGCCATGCGCCCGGTCCTGTGCCTGTTCGAGGGTGTGGCGACCGGGGCGGCGGACGGCTATGGCCGGATGGCGGGCAAGCCGGCCTGCACCCTGCTGCACCTTGGCCCCGGCTACGGCAACGGCCTGGCCAACCTGCATAATGCGCGCCGCGGTTTCACGCCGATCGTCAACGTGATCGGCGACCACGCCACCTATCACCGCCAATATGACGCGCCGCTCAACTCCGACATCCCGACCATCGTCGGCCCCAACTCGCTGTGGGTGAAGTCGGCGGACACCCCCGAGAGCGTGGCGGCGATCACCGCCGAGGCGGTCACCGCCAGCTATGGCCCGCCCGGCGGCCCGGTCAGCCTGATTCTGCCCGCCGACTCCGCCTGGCTGGAAACCACCACCAAGCCGGTGAAGGCCCACATCCCGGTGCGCGCCGCCCCATCGGCTGACGCCGTCGACACCACGGCAAAGGCCCTGAAGGCCGCCGCCAATCCCGTGCTGCTGCTGGGCAGCCAGTCCACCAGCGCGGCGGCCCTGACCCAGGCCAGCCGCCTGGCCGCGGCCGGCTACCGCGTACTCACCGACACCTTCATCGCCCGCCAGCCGCGCGGGGCGGGAATCTTCCAGCCCGGCCGAATGCAGTATTTCGGCGAGGCGGCCCTGGCCGATCTCGCGGGCGTCGACCTGATGATCTATGTCGGCACGGTCACGCCCGTCGCCTTCTTCGCCTATCCCGACCGGCCCAGCGTCCTGGTCCCGGAAGGCTGCGAGACCATGACCCTCTCCACCCGCCAGGAAGACTCGGTCGCAGCGCTCACCGCCCTGGCCGACGCGCTGGGCGCCCCGGCCTCGGGCCCGGTCCAGCCGCTGAAGGTGGCCGAGGCTTCGCCCACGGGCCAGCTCACCCCGCAATCGGCCGGCCTCTCCATCGCCCGCCACCTGCCGGAAGGCGCGGTCATCTGCGACGACTCGGTGACCTCCGGCGGCGGCGTCGCCGTGCCCTGCGGAACGGCCCCGCCGCACGACGTGCTGGCGCTCACCGGCGGAGCCATTGGGATCGGCATGCCGCTGGCCATCGGCGCCGGCGTGGCCGCCCCCGACAGCAAGATCGTGTCGCTCAACGGCGACGGGGCGGGCATGTACACGGTCCAGAGCCTCTGGACGATGGCGCGCGAGAACCTGGATGTGACCGTGGTGGTGTTCGCCAACCAAAGCTACCGCATCCTCAATATCGAGATGGGCCGCACCGGCGCCGGCAATCCCGGCCCCTCGGCGTCGAAACTGCTGGACCTCGGAAACCCGAAGATCGACTGGGTGTCCCTGGCCAAGGGTATGGGCCTGCCGGCCGTACGCTGCACCACGGCCGAGGAATTCGACGAGGCCTTCGCGCGGGCCATGAACGAGCCTGGCCCGAAGTTCATCGAGGCGGCGATTTAG
- a CDS encoding DNA-3-methyladenine glycosylase I, with protein MTSDPIRCGWRGMAGDPLYEAYHDTEWGVPEYDSRALWEKLVLDGFQAGLAWITILRKRDAFRAAFADFDPEKVARFGEADRARLMADAGIVRSNGKIDAAIGGARIYLDMRDKGEDFSQFLWSFTNGRVIQNRWERIDQVPAQTRVAEEMSKALKAKGYKFVGPVIVYAFMQATGFVNDHLTCCHRHAQVRRMSPA; from the coding sequence ATGACTTCCGACCCGATTCGATGCGGCTGGCGCGGCATGGCCGGCGACCCGCTCTATGAGGCCTATCACGACACGGAATGGGGCGTGCCGGAATACGACTCCCGCGCGCTTTGGGAAAAGCTGGTGCTGGACGGGTTCCAGGCCGGGCTCGCCTGGATCACCATCCTGCGCAAGCGCGACGCCTTTCGCGCCGCCTTCGCCGACTTCGATCCTGAGAAGGTGGCCCGCTTCGGCGAGGCCGACCGCGCCCGGCTGATGGCCGACGCCGGCATCGTCCGCTCCAACGGCAAGATCGACGCGGCGATCGGCGGCGCGCGGATCTATCTCGACATGCGCGACAAGGGCGAGGACTTCTCCCAGTTCCTTTGGAGCTTCACCAACGGCCGGGTGATCCAGAACAGGTGGGAACGCATCGACCAGGTTCCCGCCCAGACCCGGGTGGCCGAGGAGATGTCCAAGGCGCTGAAGGCCAAGGGCTACAAGTTCGTCGGCCCGGTGATCGTCTACGCCTTCATGCAGGCCACCGGCTTCGTCAACGACCACCTGACCTGCTGCCACCGGCACGCCCAGGTCCGCCGCATGAGCCCAGCCTGA
- a CDS encoding acyl-CoA synthetase, with protein sequence MGEIVSGERRLSSEALKDRAARAASGLASLGVRPGDLIAIYLRNDLPFFEASGAASLLGAYPTPVNWHYAPAEARYLFENSGARAIIIHADLLEGVREVLPKDTPVLVVATPPEIAQAYGIDAAPVPPGMTDWSVWLEGFAPYDGPAAAAPGTIIYTSGTTGNPKGVRRNPPTPEQAAVSAGMLARAFGFADWLDRPAEIVTVVTGPMYHSAPNAYGMIMAGLGARVILEARFDPEELLALIETHRVTHIHMVPIMFSRLLKLPDEVRSRYDLSSLRFVVHAAAPCPAPIKRAMIEWWGPVINEYYGATETGAVVFCSSEEWLAHPGTVGRAMPGADVRVIDSEGNSLPTGEVGEVVARTAGIADFTYHGDDAKRAASEKVGLIAPGDIGYLDSDGFLYLCDRAKDMIISGGANIYPAEIEAELHKMPGVADCGVFGIPDEEFGEAVCAVVQPSPGAELTEGEVRAFLRERMAGYKVPKRVDFHAELPREDSGKIFKRKLREPFWEGLDRRI encoded by the coding sequence ATGGGCGAGATCGTCAGCGGGGAGCGCAGGCTCTCGAGCGAGGCCTTGAAGGACCGGGCGGCGCGGGCGGCCAGCGGCCTGGCGTCACTGGGCGTCAGACCCGGCGACCTGATCGCCATCTACCTGCGGAACGACCTGCCGTTCTTCGAGGCCAGCGGCGCGGCCAGCCTGCTGGGCGCCTATCCGACCCCGGTGAACTGGCACTACGCCCCGGCGGAGGCTCGCTACCTGTTCGAGAACTCCGGCGCGCGGGCCATCATCATCCATGCCGACCTGCTCGAGGGGGTCCGCGAGGTCTTGCCGAAGGACACGCCGGTCCTGGTCGTGGCCACCCCGCCGGAGATCGCCCAGGCCTACGGCATCGACGCCGCGCCCGTGCCGCCGGGCATGACCGACTGGAGCGTCTGGCTGGAGGGCTTCGCGCCCTACGACGGCCCGGCGGCCGCCGCGCCGGGCACCATCATCTACACATCGGGCACCACCGGAAATCCCAAGGGTGTGCGGCGCAATCCCCCCACCCCGGAACAGGCCGCCGTGAGCGCCGGCATGCTCGCAAGGGCCTTCGGGTTCGCCGACTGGCTGGATCGTCCGGCCGAGATCGTGACCGTGGTGACGGGACCGATGTATCATTCGGCGCCCAACGCCTACGGCATGATCATGGCGGGACTCGGGGCCAGGGTGATCCTGGAGGCGCGGTTCGATCCCGAAGAACTTCTGGCTCTCATCGAGACGCACCGGGTGACGCACATCCACATGGTGCCGATCATGTTCAGCCGGCTGCTGAAGCTGCCGGATGAGGTGCGCAGTCGCTACGACCTCAGCTCGCTGAGGTTCGTGGTCCACGCCGCCGCGCCTTGTCCCGCGCCGATCAAGCGCGCGATGATCGAGTGGTGGGGGCCGGTGATCAACGAATACTACGGCGCGACCGAAACCGGCGCGGTGGTGTTCTGCAGCTCGGAGGAGTGGCTGGCCCACCCGGGAACGGTCGGCCGCGCCATGCCGGGCGCCGACGTGAGGGTCATCGATTCCGAAGGGAACAGCCTGCCGACCGGCGAGGTGGGCGAGGTGGTCGCCCGAACCGCGGGCATCGCCGACTTCACCTATCACGGCGACGACGCCAAGCGGGCGGCGTCGGAGAAGGTCGGCCTCATCGCGCCGGGCGACATCGGCTACCTCGACTCAGACGGCTTCCTCTATCTGTGCGACCGGGCCAAGGACATGATCATCTCCGGCGGGGCCAATATCTATCCCGCCGAGATCGAGGCCGAACTGCACAAGATGCCCGGCGTGGCCGACTGCGGCGTGTTCGGCATTCCCGACGAGGAGTTCGGAGAGGCGGTCTGCGCGGTGGTCCAACCCTCCCCCGGCGCGGAACTCACCGAGGGCGAGGTTCGGGCCTTTCTGCGCGAGCGGATGGCGGGCTACAAGGTCCCCAAGCGCGTCGATTTCCATGCCGAGCTTCCCCGCGAGGACTCGGGGAAGATCTTCAAGCGGAAGCTGCGCGAGCCGTTCTGGGAAGGCCTCGACCGGCGCATCTAA
- a CDS encoding dihydroorotase, with protein MPQTFDLIVKGGEVVNHSGRGLADVGVRDGKIVEIGDLSHASAGKVFDARGLNVLPGVIDTQVHFREPGLEWKEDLESGSRGAVLGGVVAVFEMPNTEPTTTDADALADKLARAKGRMHCDHAFYVGGTHENAQFLGELERLPGCCGVKVFMGASTGTLLVQDDEGVEQVLRHVHRRAAFHSEDEYRLAERRPLARTGDWTSHEEVRDAASALESTHRLVRIAKALGKRIHVLHVTTAEEMTFLAGHKDVASVEVTPQHLTLTAPEAYERLKGYAQMNPPIRNAYHQAGLWHGIAAGVADVLGSDHAPHTKDEKARPYPASPSGMPGVQTLVPLMLTHVAEGRLSLERFVDLTSHGANRLFGMADKGRLAVGYDADITIVDLKARRTITHEMMATRAGWTPFDGFEAKGWPKATIIRGELVMRDDEVVAEGRGEPVRFAETLAG; from the coding sequence ATGCCGCAGACCTTCGACCTCATCGTCAAGGGCGGGGAGGTGGTGAATCACTCAGGCCGCGGTCTGGCCGACGTGGGCGTGCGGGACGGCAAGATCGTCGAGATCGGCGATCTCAGCCATGCCTCGGCCGGCAAGGTGTTCGACGCCAGGGGCCTGAACGTGCTGCCGGGCGTCATCGACACCCAGGTTCACTTCCGCGAACCCGGCCTGGAGTGGAAGGAAGACCTGGAGAGCGGTTCGCGCGGGGCGGTGCTGGGCGGCGTGGTGGCCGTCTTCGAGATGCCCAACACCGAGCCCACAACCACCGACGCCGACGCGCTCGCCGACAAGCTCGCCCGCGCCAAGGGCCGCATGCACTGCGACCACGCCTTCTATGTGGGCGGGACCCACGAGAACGCCCAGTTCCTGGGGGAGCTTGAGCGGCTGCCGGGCTGCTGCGGGGTCAAGGTGTTCATGGGCGCCTCGACCGGCACCTTGCTGGTGCAGGACGACGAGGGGGTGGAGCAGGTGCTGCGCCACGTCCATCGCCGCGCGGCCTTCCATTCGGAGGATGAGTACCGCCTGGCCGAGCGGCGGCCGCTGGCCCGAACCGGCGACTGGACAAGCCACGAGGAGGTGCGCGACGCGGCCTCGGCGCTGGAATCGACCCACCGCCTGGTGCGCATCGCCAAGGCGCTCGGCAAGCGCATCCACGTCCTGCACGTCACCACCGCAGAGGAGATGACCTTCCTGGCCGGCCACAAGGACGTGGCCAGCGTCGAGGTCACGCCCCAGCACCTGACCCTCACCGCGCCGGAAGCCTATGAGCGGCTGAAGGGCTACGCCCAGATGAACCCGCCGATCCGCAACGCCTATCACCAGGCGGGCCTGTGGCACGGGATCGCCGCCGGGGTCGCCGACGTCCTGGGCTCCGACCATGCCCCGCACACCAAGGACGAGAAGGCGCGGCCCTATCCGGCCTCGCCGTCCGGAATGCCCGGGGTGCAGACCCTGGTGCCGCTGATGCTGACCCACGTGGCGGAGGGCCGGCTTTCGCTTGAACGCTTCGTCGACCTGACCAGCCATGGGGCCAACCGCCTGTTCGGCATGGCCGACAAGGGCCGGCTGGCGGTGGGCTACGATGCCGACATCACCATCGTCGACTTGAAGGCCCGCCGCACGATCACCCACGAGATGATGGCCACCCGCGCCGGCTGGACCCCCTTCGACGGCTTCGAGGCCAAGGGCTGGCCGAAGGCCACCATCATCCGCGGAGAGCTGGTCATGCGCGACGACGAGGTGGTCGCCGAGGGCCGGGGCGAACCCGTTCGCTTTGCCGAAACTCTGGCGGGCTAG
- a CDS encoding DUF4199 domain-containing protein, which yields MTRIILTYGLISGLVVITGIIGNILASGGDHGSVWLGYLIMLVALSSILVGVKQHRDQALGGVITFRRAFLLGFGIATVASVTYIAVWEFYLAMTGHSFMDQYAAHALEAKRAAGVTGAAYEKAVAEMDAMRRSYANPLFRVPMTLVEIFPVGLLISLVSAALMRNPKFLPARSRPSVA from the coding sequence ATGACCCGCATCATCCTGACCTACGGCCTGATCTCGGGCCTTGTCGTCATCACCGGCATCATCGGCAACATCCTCGCCTCGGGGGGCGATCACGGCAGTGTCTGGCTGGGCTATCTCATCATGCTGGTCGCCCTGTCCTCGATCCTGGTGGGGGTGAAGCAGCATCGCGACCAGGCGCTGGGCGGGGTCATCACCTTCCGCCGGGCATTCCTCCTGGGCTTCGGGATCGCCACCGTCGCCTCGGTCACCTACATCGCGGTGTGGGAGTTCTATCTCGCCATGACCGGCCACAGCTTCATGGACCAATACGCCGCCCACGCACTGGAGGCCAAGCGCGCGGCGGGGGTCACCGGCGCAGCTTATGAAAAGGCCGTCGCCGAGATGGACGCCATGCGCCGATCCTACGCCAACCCCCTGTTCCGCGTGCCGATGACCCTGGTGGAGATTTTCCCGGTGGGGCTGCTGATCTCCCTGGTCAGCGCGGCCCTGATGCGCAATCCGAAGTTCCTGCCGGCGAGGTCGCGTCCGTCCGTCGCCTGA
- a CDS encoding feruloyl-CoA synthase gives MDAALDLATAPFRDARYAVRALTVDARPNGELILTNPTPYATAFTTMTQPLEAWAAKAPTRTWLAERSGEGWRELSYAEAAQSVAALAGGLRELGVIGTRPLLILARNGIDHALIKYAAMSQGMPVAPVSPQYGLPGANLARLAHAVEVLNPAAVYAEDAVLFGEALEAPFLAGLPVIAGANARPGDVPFERLLKSSPVAASARPDDHAKYLLTSGSTGLPKAVVCLHRGIATNAAQITACFDDDEPPVMVNGAPWSHSLGANAILHMSLHRGGTLYIDAGQPTSGRFGETVRNLKEISTTYQNMVPAGWMLFAGELERDAELARVFFARVRHLQYGGAALGQEVSDRIQAVAVATVGEKISFGSGYGATETGPTACNVHWLNDRMGMIGLPVPGTSVKLVPEAGKFEFRVKGPQVSPGYLGRPELSAQSFDEDGFYKLGDAARFVDAGDPARGMIYDGRLSENFKLASGTFVGVGELRISAVDAVGDAVTDAVVCGEGREGVGLMFYPNPNLKRAAVAEAVRAGIERLNARATGAGGRIRRALVLDGPPDAGAGEITDKGYIAQALARSRRAETVEALFAASPQDGVMTFP, from the coding sequence ATGGATGCCGCCCTCGACCTCGCCACCGCCCCGTTCCGTGACGCCCGCTACGCCGTCCGCGCCCTCACCGTGGACGCCCGGCCGAACGGCGAGCTGATTCTCACCAACCCGACTCCCTACGCCACAGCCTTCACCACCATGACCCAGCCTCTGGAGGCTTGGGCCGCCAAGGCTCCGACGCGCACCTGGCTGGCCGAGCGCTCGGGCGAGGGCTGGCGCGAACTCAGCTACGCCGAGGCCGCGCAATCCGTGGCCGCCTTGGCGGGCGGACTGCGCGAGCTGGGCGTCATCGGGACCCGGCCGCTACTGATCCTCGCCCGCAACGGGATCGACCACGCCCTGATCAAGTATGCCGCCATGAGCCAGGGCATGCCCGTGGCGCCGGTTTCGCCGCAGTACGGCCTGCCCGGCGCGAACCTGGCGCGGCTGGCGCATGCGGTCGAGGTGCTGAACCCTGCCGCGGTCTATGCCGAGGACGCCGTCCTGTTCGGCGAGGCCCTGGAGGCGCCGTTCCTGGCCGGCCTGCCCGTGATCGCCGGCGCCAACGCCCGGCCCGGCGACGTCCCTTTCGAGCGGCTGCTGAAATCGTCGCCGGTCGCCGCCAGCGCCCGGCCCGACGACCACGCCAAGTACCTGTTGACCTCGGGGTCCACCGGCCTGCCCAAGGCCGTGGTCTGCCTACATCGCGGCATCGCGACCAATGCGGCGCAGATCACCGCCTGTTTTGACGATGACGAGCCGCCGGTGATGGTCAATGGCGCGCCCTGGAGCCACAGCCTGGGCGCCAACGCGATCCTGCACATGTCCCTGCATCGCGGAGGCACGCTCTATATCGACGCAGGGCAGCCGACCTCGGGGCGGTTCGGCGAGACGGTGCGGAACCTCAAAGAGATTTCGACCACCTATCAGAACATGGTCCCCGCCGGCTGGATGCTGTTCGCCGGGGAGCTTGAGCGGGACGCGGAGCTGGCCCGCGTCTTCTTCGCCCGGGTCCGGCACCTGCAGTACGGCGGCGCGGCCCTGGGCCAGGAGGTTTCCGACCGCATCCAGGCGGTGGCCGTGGCCACGGTGGGCGAGAAGATCAGTTTCGGGTCAGGCTATGGCGCGACCGAGACAGGGCCTACGGCCTGCAACGTCCATTGGCTGAACGATCGCATGGGCATGATCGGACTGCCCGTGCCGGGGACCTCGGTGAAGCTGGTCCCGGAGGCCGGCAAGTTCGAGTTTCGGGTCAAGGGACCGCAGGTCAGCCCCGGCTATCTTGGGCGCCCCGAACTGTCGGCCCAGAGCTTCGACGAGGATGGCTTCTACAAGCTGGGGGACGCCGCGCGCTTCGTGGACGCCGGGGACCCGGCTCGCGGCATGATCTATGACGGCCGTCTGTCGGAGAACTTCAAGCTTGCCAGCGGCACCTTCGTCGGGGTCGGCGAGCTGAGGATCTCGGCGGTGGACGCGGTGGGCGACGCGGTCACCGACGCGGTTGTCTGCGGCGAGGGCCGCGAGGGCGTCGGCCTGATGTTCTATCCCAATCCCAATCTGAAGCGCGCGGCGGTGGCCGAGGCCGTCCGCGCCGGGATCGAGCGGCTCAACGCCCGGGCGACGGGCGCCGGGGGCCGCATCCGCCGGGCCCTGGTGCTGGACGGACCGCCCGACGCCGGCGCCGGTGAGATCACCGACAAGGGCTATATCGCCCAGGCCCTGGCCCGTTCGCGGCGAGCCGAGACCGTCGAGGCCCTGTTCGCCGCGTCGCCGCAAGACGGGGTGATGACCTTCCCTTGA
- a CDS encoding DUF2277 domain-containing protein — protein sequence MCRNIKTLYNFEPAATDDEVRAASLQFVRKLSGFNAPSKANAAAFDAAAEEVFLAGRRLLDSLETNAPPRDRETEAQKARRRSAERFGVRA from the coding sequence ATGTGCCGTAATATCAAGACGCTGTACAATTTCGAGCCGGCGGCCACGGACGACGAGGTCCGCGCGGCCTCGCTGCAGTTCGTGCGCAAGCTGAGCGGCTTCAATGCGCCGTCCAAGGCCAACGCCGCGGCGTTCGACGCCGCGGCCGAGGAGGTGTTCCTGGCGGGCCGCCGCCTGCTGGACTCCCTGGAGACCAACGCGCCGCCGCGCGATCGCGAGACCGAGGCGCAGAAGGCTCGGCGTCGGTCGGCCGAGCGGTTCGGCGTTCGCGCCTGA
- a CDS encoding response regulator transcription factor encodes MTRTIILWALVLAAGAFVVQWLEHQYLARAFSREIYVAVIGVAFAAGGVWVGWKLTSRAAPGPFQRNGAALASLGLTGQELKVLERLAAGQSTKEIARTLGLSPNTVKTHIANLFGKLEVSRRTQAVNKARDLHLIP; translated from the coding sequence ATGACCCGGACCATCATACTCTGGGCTCTCGTCCTGGCGGCCGGGGCCTTCGTGGTGCAATGGCTCGAGCACCAGTACCTGGCGCGGGCCTTCTCGCGGGAGATCTATGTCGCGGTCATCGGCGTCGCCTTCGCCGCGGGCGGCGTCTGGGTGGGATGGAAGCTCACCTCGAGGGCGGCTCCGGGACCGTTCCAGCGCAATGGCGCGGCCCTGGCCTCGCTCGGCCTGACCGGCCAGGAGTTGAAGGTGCTTGAGCGGCTGGCGGCCGGGCAGTCCACCAAGGAGATCGCCCGGACCCTGGGCCTCTCGCCCAACACGGTGAAGACCCACATCGCCAACCTGTTCGGCAAGCTCGAGGTCAGCCGCAGGACCCAGGCGGTGAACAAGGCGCGCGACCTGCATCTGATCCCGTAA
- a CDS encoding folate-binding protein YgfZ — translation MTKPTSIARLNSRALIAVSGEDWRSFLQGLITQDVESLAPRELRFGALLTPQGRLMYDMFLVGREDGAWLDVGAAGREALILRLSMYRLRAKVKIEADATPVFAAFGADPGAGWLTDPRLPGLGWRGYGIAAAANADEAAYDLHRLALGVPGPADWAGEATYPIEANFDLLNGIDFKKGCFVGQETTSRMKRRGQIKSRMLPLAFEGEPPVSGAEVLNGELRAGEVLSGADGRAMALVRLDRIDGELIADGRKVRAETPGWFGA, via the coding sequence ATGACGAAACCAACCTCCATCGCCCGCTTGAACAGCCGAGCCCTGATCGCGGTCTCGGGCGAGGATTGGCGGAGCTTCCTGCAGGGTCTGATCACCCAGGACGTCGAAAGCCTGGCGCCGCGCGAACTGCGCTTCGGCGCCCTGCTCACGCCCCAGGGTCGTCTGATGTACGACATGTTCCTGGTTGGGCGCGAGGATGGCGCGTGGCTGGATGTCGGGGCGGCGGGGCGCGAGGCCCTGATCCTTCGGCTCTCCATGTACCGCCTGCGCGCCAAGGTGAAGATCGAGGCCGACGCGACGCCGGTGTTCGCGGCCTTCGGCGCCGACCCCGGCGCGGGCTGGCTGACGGATCCGCGACTGCCGGGCCTGGGCTGGCGCGGCTATGGGATCGCGGCCGCGGCGAATGCCGACGAAGCCGCCTACGACCTCCATCGCCTAGCCCTGGGCGTGCCCGGCCCGGCCGACTGGGCGGGCGAGGCGACCTATCCCATCGAGGCGAATTTCGACCTGCTGAACGGCATCGACTTCAAGAAGGGCTGTTTCGTCGGCCAGGAGACCACCTCGCGCATGAAGCGCCGGGGCCAGATCAAGAGCCGCATGCTGCCCCTGGCCTTCGAGGGCGAGCCGCCCGTTTCGGGCGCCGAGGTGCTGAACGGCGAGCTGCGCGCCGGGGAGGTGCTGTCGGGCGCCGACGGCCGCGCCATGGCCTTGGTCCGGCTGGACCGCATCGACGGCGAGTTGATCGCGGACGGGCGGAAGGTGCGGGCGGAAACGCCGGGGTGGTTCGGGGCCTAG
- a CDS encoding alpha/beta fold hydrolase — MAASFGGGGPTYQAEPAGMAFESFQLSRVDVGEATLRVRHGGSGPPLLLLHGYPETHMMWGKIADDLAKDFTVVAPDLRGYGESSKPAANEGHESYSKRAMARDAVALMEHFGFARFDLAGHDRGGRVGYRLALDYPQAVRRLSILDIIPTAEVWKRADKRFALGYWHWSFLAQPAPFPENLIAADPDTFLFGGMLRGGKAPFADDAYADYRKAAADPGVIHAMCEDYRAGASYDIAADEADRGKTKIAAPLQVLWGARGALAAWYDVLAIWREWAHDVQGQAIDSGHFIPEERPAETLAALRGFFRS; from the coding sequence ATGGCCGCCAGTTTTGGCGGCGGCGGGCCGACCTATCAAGCGGAGCCTGCGGGCATGGCGTTCGAGAGCTTCCAACTGTCGCGGGTGGACGTGGGCGAGGCGACCCTGCGCGTGCGCCATGGCGGCTCGGGCCCGCCGCTCCTGCTGCTGCACGGCTATCCCGAGACCCACATGATGTGGGGCAAGATCGCCGACGACCTGGCCAAGGATTTCACGGTGGTGGCGCCCGACCTGCGCGGCTATGGCGAGAGCTCCAAGCCCGCGGCCAATGAAGGCCACGAGAGCTATTCCAAGCGCGCCATGGCCCGCGACGCCGTGGCCCTGATGGAGCATTTCGGCTTCGCCCGCTTCGACCTGGCCGGCCATGACCGCGGCGGCCGCGTCGGCTACCGCTTGGCGCTGGACTACCCCCAGGCGGTGCGGAGGCTTTCGATCCTCGACATCATTCCCACCGCCGAGGTCTGGAAGCGCGCCGACAAGCGCTTCGCCCTGGGCTACTGGCACTGGAGCTTCCTGGCCCAGCCGGCGCCGTTCCCCGAAAATCTCATCGCCGCCGACCCGGACACCTTCCTGTTCGGCGGCATGCTGCGCGGGGGCAAGGCGCCCTTCGCCGACGACGCCTATGCCGATTACCGCAAGGCCGCGGCCGATCCGGGCGTGATCCACGCCATGTGCGAGGATTATCGCGCGGGCGCCTCCTACGACATCGCCGCCGACGAGGCAGATCGTGGGAAGACCAAGATCGCCGCTCCGCTCCAGGTGCTGTGGGGCGCGCGAGGAGCTCTGGCGGCCTGGTACGACGTGCTGGCGATCTGGCGGGAGTGGGCACACGACGTTCAGGGCCAAGCCATCGACAGCGGCCACTTCATCCCGGAGGAACGACCGGCCGAGACCCTGGCGGCGTTGCGAGGGTTCTTCCGGAGCTAG
- a CDS encoding glycosyltransferase family 9 protein gives MSNGSFPILFITATRIGDAVLSSGLIRKLVEEVPNARFTIVAGPAAAPLFLDTPHLDEIIVFEKSKSGGHWLDLWNRVRRKKWGLIVDLRGSAISQLLKRDRRAVFKRSSGPVVHKVVEASRLLKIEDDPVAPYLFTTEATEAYANELTAGRGPILALAPAANWVGKTWPAERFAQVANQLVGGHGPMAGGRLMLLGGPDDAQAVAALRHVLPRERTLDLAGKVDLLTAYACLKRARLFIGNDSGLMHLAAAAGTPTVGLFGPSDERMYAPWGPDTRVVRGARSFEQIRAVDPGFQQALCHMMDLPVSDVTAAAKDLLAQTQK, from the coding sequence ATGTCCAACGGGTCCTTCCCGATTCTGTTCATCACGGCGACGCGCATCGGCGACGCCGTGCTGTCGTCCGGGCTGATCCGCAAGCTGGTGGAGGAGGTGCCCAACGCCCGCTTCACCATCGTGGCGGGACCGGCCGCCGCGCCCCTGTTCCTCGACACGCCGCACCTGGACGAGATCATCGTCTTCGAGAAGTCCAAGAGCGGCGGCCACTGGCTGGACCTGTGGAACCGGGTGCGGCGAAAGAAATGGGGCCTTATCGTCGACCTGCGCGGCTCGGCCATCTCCCAGCTGCTGAAGCGCGATCGCCGGGCGGTGTTCAAGCGCAGCTCCGGGCCGGTGGTGCACAAGGTCGTCGAGGCCTCGCGCCTCCTGAAGATCGAGGACGATCCGGTCGCCCCCTACCTGTTCACCACCGAGGCGACCGAGGCCTATGCCAATGAGCTGACCGCCGGCCGCGGGCCGATCCTGGCCCTCGCCCCGGCCGCCAACTGGGTGGGCAAGACCTGGCCGGCCGAGCGCTTCGCCCAGGTGGCCAACCAGCTGGTCGGCGGCCACGGCCCCATGGCGGGCGGACGATTGATGCTGCTCGGCGGGCCCGACGACGCCCAGGCGGTCGCCGCCCTGCGCCACGTCCTGCCCCGCGAGCGCACCCTGGACCTGGCCGGCAAGGTCGACCTGCTCACCGCCTATGCCTGCCTCAAGCGCGCGCGTCTGTTCATCGGCAACGACTCCGGCCTGATGCACCTGGCGGCGGCGGCGGGCACGCCCACAGTCGGCCTGTTCGGCCCGTCGGATGAGCGCATGTACGCGCCTTGGGGGCCCGATACCCGGGTGGTCCGAGGGGCCCGGAGTTTCGAGCAGATCCGCGCGGTTGACCCTGGCTTTCAGCAGGCGCTCTGTCACATGATGGACCTGCCGGTCAGCGACGTGACCGCCGCCGCCAAGGACCTGTTGGCGCAAACTCAGAAATAG